The stretch of DNA TCCAGGCATATGGATATCGAGAAAAATGACATTGGGATTGTATTCTTGATATAAGTTAAGTAATTGATCTCCATTTTCTGCACTAGGGCATAATATAATATCATTTTCTTGTTGCAAAAGATACATAAGCTCCTCTCTTGCTAATCGTTCATCTTCTGCAATCATGATATGAATTTTCAATATATACACCTCCTCAATTTTATTGCATGATCACATGATTTTCTTACAGTTACGATATGGTAGTATAAATTGGACCATGCTTCCTTTGTCTGTATTTTGAATATGAAGTTGACTATCTTCTCCTAATAAACTTATTAAGCGTTGGTTTATATTATACAGTGCAATTCCATTCCCTTTATTTTCATTTTGATGTAATGGTTTTTTCCCCAGTATTGGAAGTAACTTTTCTTCAAAACCTTGCCCATTATCCAATAATACAATCGAGACATTATTATCTGTCTTCGTTATATTGATGGTAAGTATCCCTTTAGATGTAGACAGAGATAAACCATGCTGAATGCTATTTTCGACAAGAGGTTGTAGGGTGGCTGGTGGAATTTCGATATCTAACAAATAATCGTCTACATGAATAGAAGTCGATATTTGATCCGGAAATCGAGCTTGAACGATTTCTAAATATGCTTGCAAATGTTCCAGTTCTTTATGAAGCGGAACAAGGGATTCACTTGCAATCTTTAAATTTGCTCTCATAAACTGACTTAATTGTACGAGAATGTGTCTTGCTTTTTCTGCATCTACCCGTAATAGGCTATGAATTAAATGAAATGTATTGAACAGAAAATGAGGGTTTATTTGGGCTTGTAAGTTACGCATTTTAGCTTCCTTTAGTAATTTCTTCATTTTTTCTGCTTCAAGTCCGCTTATTTGATTGGAAATAATTGTTCCTAAACCTTTTGCTAACGTTATTTCGACTGCTGTTATTTGTTGTGAATGTCGGTAATATAGATTAATTAAACCGATTACTTCGCCTGATCGGTATATAGGTACCATGATGGCTGTCTTTAGCTTACAATTTTCTACACCACATTGGATATCACTTTGATGATAAGCAATCTGTATTCTCCCATCTTTAACTGCTTTTTTAGAAAGTCGCATTTTTAATGGCTCACCAGGTTGATGATGATCATCTCCTAATCCGACGTGGCTTAATACTGTTGTT from Oceanobacillus iheyensis HTE831 encodes:
- a CDS encoding LytS/YhcK type 5TM receptor domain-containing protein, which gives rise to MIELTIVLFQRIGLLLLMAFILTRIPRFRSLLDKDITLKTVIYHSLIFGLISIIGAHVGVVMIGNELIMQAWIINVAENEVLIGFSIVVVMIAGLLGGPFLGLGTGMVAGLYIIFLGGGGWVANSLINPLAGLLTGWAGQFFSDDRVMSPNKALFIGIFPPVLHMGLLLIMLPDQQIGVQIVNTIGIPLVVTNSIALTIFTMMIRLALNETEQEAALETNRALTIAEKALPLLSEEPGTMNARKMAKLLFKELDIAAISITNRTTVLSHVGLGDDHHQPGEPLKMRLSKKAVKDGRIQIAYHQSDIQCGVENCKLKTAIMVPIYRSGEVIGLINLYYRHSQQITAVEITLAKGLGTIISNQISGLEAEKMKKLLKEAKMRNLQAQINPHFLFNTFHLIHSLLRVDAEKARHILVQLSQFMRANLKIASESLVPLHKELEHLQAYLEIVQARFPDQISTSIHVDDYLLDIEIPPATLQPLVENSIQHGLSLSTSKGILTINITKTDNNVSIVLLDNGQGFEEKLLPILGKKPLHQNENKGNGIALYNINQRLISLLGEDSQLHIQNTDKGSMVQFILPYRNCKKIM